One window from the genome of Paramormyrops kingsleyae isolate MSU_618 chromosome 3, PKINGS_0.4, whole genome shotgun sequence encodes:
- the epas1b gene encoding endothelial PAS domain-containing protein 1 isoform X2, which yields MTAEKEKKSSERRKEKSRDAARCRRSKETEVFYELAHQLPLAHSISSHLDKASIMRLAISFLRMRKLISSGCANSGTEEDTQMDNLYQKSLEGFITVVTSDGDMIFLSENINKFMGLTQVELMGHSIFDFTHPCDHEEIRENLSLKAGTSFGKRSKDVNTERDFFMRMKCTVTNRGRTVNLKSASWKVLHCTGHLKVYSSCPPHVLCGFKEPPMACVVMMCEPIPHPSNIDMPLDSKTFLSRHSMDMKFTYCDDRVNELMGYCPEDLLGRSIYDFYHALDSDNVAKSHQNLCTKGQSVSGHYRMLAKHGGYVWVETQGTVIYNSRNSQPQCIVCINYVLSAVEESSVIFSMDQTEALFKPTLGMHSFFSAGSDAEADDGAGELFTKLKEEPDDLAQLAPTPGDAVIALDFGEPAFEEPQLYSEVSSIAPPASQPWTSDAPKASSATEVSGRVAPFAVPQPAPADSVTPSLSSCSTPSSPDDYYNSMENEPKVEFTEKLFALHTEAKSSCDAQTDLSDLDLETLAPYIPMDGEDFQLKPICQEEPSPDTGPSSSQHSFSNIASFFQPLGTPPAALFGPSVRPSGDKRGPRSDPMDRCPHLLYPGTAVMPPYNAPASTPLSSMGGRQNLQWPPDPPLPYAQTKRGMMEPLTSCANPPLLKQRSIENFFQTNKDMNPAQVALTNSYKRKRQLKFGDACAFPQMEPDEAPQPKSPEMMWKRAKNESCAFMERKSLSTSALTDKYAGLQQRTDQHLSSMLRHRKSLYSGGGVGEATKPFPAQCYGFNYREYSMLPTPKVEGVARLLGPSFETYSLPELTRYDCEVNIPLQGNLHLLQGSDLLRALDQAT from the exons GCTGTGCCAACAGCGGAACAGAGGAAGACACACAGATGGATAATCTCTACCAGAAATCTCTGGAGGGCTTCATTACTGTGGTAACATCAGATGGAGATATGATCTTCTTGTCTGAAAACATCAACAAGTTCATGGGTTTGACTCAG GTGGAACTCATGGGACACAGCATCTTCGACTTCACCCACCCCTGTGACCACGAGGAGATACGGGAGAACCTCAGCCTCAAAGCAG GTACAAGCTTTGGGAAGAGGAGCAAGGATGTGAACACAGAACGAGATTTCTTCATGAGGATGAAGTGCACCGTGACAAATCGCGGACGCACCGTCAATCTCAAGTCCGCCAGCTGGAAG GTCCTGCACTGCACCGGCCACCTCAAGGTTTACAGCAGCTGCCCGCCTCATGTGCTGTGTGGCTTCAAGGAGCCCCCGATGGCGTGCGTCGTCATGATGTGCGAGcccatcccccacccctccaACATCGACATGCCCCTCGACAGCAAGACGTTCCTGAGCCGGCACAGCATGGATATGAAGTTCACCTACTGTGATGACAG GGTGAACGAGCTGATGGGCTACTGTCCCGAGGACCTGCTGGGTCGCTCCATTTATGATTTCTACCACGCCCTGGACTCTGACAACGTGGCTAAGAGCCACCAAAACT TGTGCACCAAGGGCCAGTCTGTCAGCGGGCACTACCGAATGCTGGCCAAGCACGGCGGCTACGTGTGGGTGGAGACTCAGGGCACCGTCATCTACAACAGCCGCAACTCCCAACCCCAGTGCATCGTGTGCATCAACTACGTCCTGAG TGCCGTCGAGGAGTCGTCGGTGATCTTCTCCATGGACCAGACGGAGGCGCTCTTCAAGCCCACGCTGGGCATGCACAGTTTTTTCAGCGCGGGCAGTGACGCGGAGGCAGACGACGGGGCCGGCGAGCTCTTCACCAAGCTGAAGGAGGAGCCTGATGACCTGGCACAGCTGGCCCCCACCCCGGGGGATGCCGTCATAGCCCTGGACTTCG GAGAGCCGGCGTTCGAGGAGCCGCAGCTGTACAGTGAGGTGTCCTCCATAGCGCCACCTGCCAGCCAGCCCTGGACCAGCGATGCTCCCAAGGCCAGCTCCGCTACAGAGGTGTCCGGCAGGGTGGCTCCATTCGCAGTGCCCCAGCCAGCACCAGCGGACAGCGTCACCCCCAGCCTGAGCAGCTGCTCCACG CCCAGCAGCCCTGATGACTACTACAACTCCATGGAGAACGAGCCGAAAGTAGAGTTCACCGAGAAGCTTTTTGCTCTTCACACCGAGGCCAAGAGCTCGTGTGACGCTCAG ACGGACCTCAGTGATTTGGACCTGGAGACCCTGGCCCCCTACATTCCCATGGATGGGGAGGACTTCCAGCTGAAGCCCATCTGCCAGGAGGAGCCGTCGCCTGACACAGGCCCCAGCAGCTCCCAGCACAGCTTCAGCAATATCGCCAGCTTTTTCCAGCCCCTGGGCACCCCGCCGGCTGCCCTCTTCGGCCCGTCCGTACGGCCCTCCGGCGATAAGAGGGGCCCCAGGAGTGACCCTATGGATCGCTGTCCCCACCTGCTGTACCCTGGCACTGCGGTCATGCCCCCCTACAATGCCCCAGCCAGTACCCCCCTCTCTTCCATGGGTGGGCGTCAGAACTTACAGTGGCCTCCTGATCCGCCGTTACCATACGCGCAGACCAAAAGGGGCATGATGGAGCCGCTGACGAGTTGTGCCAACCCGCCCCTCCTCAAGCAAAG GTCCATAGAGAACTTTTTCCAGACCAACAAAGACATGAATCCGGCCCAGGTTGCCCTTACCAACAGCTACAAGCGCAAGAGACAGCTGAAGTTTGGAGATGCGTGCGCCTTTCCGCAGATGGAGCCG GATGAGGCTCCCCAGCCTAAGAGCCCAGAGATGATGTGGAAGAGGGCGAAAAACGAGAGCTGCGCGTTCATGGAAAGGAAGTCGCTCAGCACCAGCGCGCTtacag ATAAATACGCAGGCCTACAGCAACGCACAGACCAGCATCTAAGCTCCATGCTGCGCCACAGGAAGAGCCTGTATTCCGGAGGGGGTGTCGGGGAGGCCACCAAGCCTTTCCCTGCACAGTGCTATGGCTTCAACTACCGGGAATACAGCATGCTGCCCACTCCCAAAGTGGAAG GCGTGGCGAGGCTGCTGGGCCCCTCCTTTGAGACATACTCCCTGCCGGAGCTCACACGCTACGACTGCGAGGTCAACATTCCTCTGCAGGGGAACCTGCACCTGCTGCAGGGCAGCGATCTGCTGAGAGCACTGGACCAGGCTACTTAG
- the epas1b gene encoding endothelial PAS domain-containing protein 1 isoform X1 encodes MTAEKEKKRNSSERRKEKSRDAARCRRSKETEVFYELAHQLPLAHSISSHLDKASIMRLAISFLRMRKLISSGCANSGTEEDTQMDNLYQKSLEGFITVVTSDGDMIFLSENINKFMGLTQVELMGHSIFDFTHPCDHEEIRENLSLKAGTSFGKRSKDVNTERDFFMRMKCTVTNRGRTVNLKSASWKVLHCTGHLKVYSSCPPHVLCGFKEPPMACVVMMCEPIPHPSNIDMPLDSKTFLSRHSMDMKFTYCDDRVNELMGYCPEDLLGRSIYDFYHALDSDNVAKSHQNLCTKGQSVSGHYRMLAKHGGYVWVETQGTVIYNSRNSQPQCIVCINYVLSAVEESSVIFSMDQTEALFKPTLGMHSFFSAGSDAEADDGAGELFTKLKEEPDDLAQLAPTPGDAVIALDFGEPAFEEPQLYSEVSSIAPPASQPWTSDAPKASSATEVSGRVAPFAVPQPAPADSVTPSLSSCSTPSSPDDYYNSMENEPKVEFTEKLFALHTEAKSSCDAQTDLSDLDLETLAPYIPMDGEDFQLKPICQEEPSPDTGPSSSQHSFSNIASFFQPLGTPPAALFGPSVRPSGDKRGPRSDPMDRCPHLLYPGTAVMPPYNAPASTPLSSMGGRQNLQWPPDPPLPYAQTKRGMMEPLTSCANPPLLKQRSIENFFQTNKDMNPAQVALTNSYKRKRQLKFGDACAFPQMEPDEAPQPKSPEMMWKRAKNESCAFMERKSLSTSALTDKYAGLQQRTDQHLSSMLRHRKSLYSGGGVGEATKPFPAQCYGFNYREYSMLPTPKVEGVARLLGPSFETYSLPELTRYDCEVNIPLQGNLHLLQGSDLLRALDQAT; translated from the exons GCTGTGCCAACAGCGGAACAGAGGAAGACACACAGATGGATAATCTCTACCAGAAATCTCTGGAGGGCTTCATTACTGTGGTAACATCAGATGGAGATATGATCTTCTTGTCTGAAAACATCAACAAGTTCATGGGTTTGACTCAG GTGGAACTCATGGGACACAGCATCTTCGACTTCACCCACCCCTGTGACCACGAGGAGATACGGGAGAACCTCAGCCTCAAAGCAG GTACAAGCTTTGGGAAGAGGAGCAAGGATGTGAACACAGAACGAGATTTCTTCATGAGGATGAAGTGCACCGTGACAAATCGCGGACGCACCGTCAATCTCAAGTCCGCCAGCTGGAAG GTCCTGCACTGCACCGGCCACCTCAAGGTTTACAGCAGCTGCCCGCCTCATGTGCTGTGTGGCTTCAAGGAGCCCCCGATGGCGTGCGTCGTCATGATGTGCGAGcccatcccccacccctccaACATCGACATGCCCCTCGACAGCAAGACGTTCCTGAGCCGGCACAGCATGGATATGAAGTTCACCTACTGTGATGACAG GGTGAACGAGCTGATGGGCTACTGTCCCGAGGACCTGCTGGGTCGCTCCATTTATGATTTCTACCACGCCCTGGACTCTGACAACGTGGCTAAGAGCCACCAAAACT TGTGCACCAAGGGCCAGTCTGTCAGCGGGCACTACCGAATGCTGGCCAAGCACGGCGGCTACGTGTGGGTGGAGACTCAGGGCACCGTCATCTACAACAGCCGCAACTCCCAACCCCAGTGCATCGTGTGCATCAACTACGTCCTGAG TGCCGTCGAGGAGTCGTCGGTGATCTTCTCCATGGACCAGACGGAGGCGCTCTTCAAGCCCACGCTGGGCATGCACAGTTTTTTCAGCGCGGGCAGTGACGCGGAGGCAGACGACGGGGCCGGCGAGCTCTTCACCAAGCTGAAGGAGGAGCCTGATGACCTGGCACAGCTGGCCCCCACCCCGGGGGATGCCGTCATAGCCCTGGACTTCG GAGAGCCGGCGTTCGAGGAGCCGCAGCTGTACAGTGAGGTGTCCTCCATAGCGCCACCTGCCAGCCAGCCCTGGACCAGCGATGCTCCCAAGGCCAGCTCCGCTACAGAGGTGTCCGGCAGGGTGGCTCCATTCGCAGTGCCCCAGCCAGCACCAGCGGACAGCGTCACCCCCAGCCTGAGCAGCTGCTCCACG CCCAGCAGCCCTGATGACTACTACAACTCCATGGAGAACGAGCCGAAAGTAGAGTTCACCGAGAAGCTTTTTGCTCTTCACACCGAGGCCAAGAGCTCGTGTGACGCTCAG ACGGACCTCAGTGATTTGGACCTGGAGACCCTGGCCCCCTACATTCCCATGGATGGGGAGGACTTCCAGCTGAAGCCCATCTGCCAGGAGGAGCCGTCGCCTGACACAGGCCCCAGCAGCTCCCAGCACAGCTTCAGCAATATCGCCAGCTTTTTCCAGCCCCTGGGCACCCCGCCGGCTGCCCTCTTCGGCCCGTCCGTACGGCCCTCCGGCGATAAGAGGGGCCCCAGGAGTGACCCTATGGATCGCTGTCCCCACCTGCTGTACCCTGGCACTGCGGTCATGCCCCCCTACAATGCCCCAGCCAGTACCCCCCTCTCTTCCATGGGTGGGCGTCAGAACTTACAGTGGCCTCCTGATCCGCCGTTACCATACGCGCAGACCAAAAGGGGCATGATGGAGCCGCTGACGAGTTGTGCCAACCCGCCCCTCCTCAAGCAAAG GTCCATAGAGAACTTTTTCCAGACCAACAAAGACATGAATCCGGCCCAGGTTGCCCTTACCAACAGCTACAAGCGCAAGAGACAGCTGAAGTTTGGAGATGCGTGCGCCTTTCCGCAGATGGAGCCG GATGAGGCTCCCCAGCCTAAGAGCCCAGAGATGATGTGGAAGAGGGCGAAAAACGAGAGCTGCGCGTTCATGGAAAGGAAGTCGCTCAGCACCAGCGCGCTtacag ATAAATACGCAGGCCTACAGCAACGCACAGACCAGCATCTAAGCTCCATGCTGCGCCACAGGAAGAGCCTGTATTCCGGAGGGGGTGTCGGGGAGGCCACCAAGCCTTTCCCTGCACAGTGCTATGGCTTCAACTACCGGGAATACAGCATGCTGCCCACTCCCAAAGTGGAAG GCGTGGCGAGGCTGCTGGGCCCCTCCTTTGAGACATACTCCCTGCCGGAGCTCACACGCTACGACTGCGAGGTCAACATTCCTCTGCAGGGGAACCTGCACCTGCTGCAGGGCAGCGATCTGCTGAGAGCACTGGACCAGGCTACTTAG